The sequence CGAAGATGCGCGAGCTCTACGCGCGTCAGCTCGCGGAGACCCGCGCGCACATCGTGCGCCTGCAGGCCCTCGAGCGCGAGATCGTGAGCAGCATCGACTACCTCGACACCTGCGACGTCTGCGATCCGGAGCGCCTCGTCGCCTCCTGCACGTCGTGCGAGCACCACGCGGTGGGCACGCGCGTGCCCGAGCTGGTGTCGGGCTACAGCGTCGCGCTCCCCGCCGCGCCCGCGTCGTCGGCGGCGGCGCCATCCTCGCCCGCCCACGTCGCCTCCCTCGACGACGCACCGCCGGCCCCATCGCGGCCTCGCGCCGCGCGCGGGAAGCGCGACGCCCCCGCCCGCGACGCCCCCCCCGTCCGCCCCGTCGACCCCGCAGAGACCCCCTAGCCCCCTTAGCCCCGTCCCCGAGAGCGCGCCATGGCCCTGACCTTCCCCATTTTCATGGACTACCACTCGACGACGCCGGTGGACCGGCGCGTCCTCGACGCCATGCTGCCGTACTTCACAGAGAAGTTCGGCAACGCCGCGAGCCGTAACCACGCGTTCGGCTGGGTAGCGGAGGAGGCGGTCGACCAGGCCCGCGAGCGCGTCGCCGCGCTCATCGGCGCGCAGAGCGAGAAGGAGATCGTGCTCACGTCCGGCGCCACCGAGAGCAACAACCTCGCGCTGAAGGGCGTGGCTGAGTTCTACAAAGACAAGGGCAACCACATCATCACCACGGTGATCGAGCACAAGGCCGTGCTCGACACCTGCCGCCACCTCGAGGGCGAGGGATTCGAGGTGACCTACCTCCCCGTGCAGCGCGATGGCCGAGTGTCGCTCGAGGCGCTCGAGCGCGCGATCACCGACAGGACCATCCTCGTGTCGGTGATGCTCGCCAACAACGAGATCGGCACGGTGCAGCCCCTCGCCGAGATCGGAAAGCTCACTCGCTCTCGCGGCGTGCTGCTCCACACCGACGCGGTGCAGGGCGTCGGCAAGGTGCCCTTCGACGTGCAGGCCATGAACGTCGACCTGGCGTCCATCACGGCGCACAAGATGTACGGCCCGAAGGGGATCGGGGCGCTCTACGTGCGACGTCAGCGGCCGCGCGTGCGCGTCGCCGCCCAGATGGACGGCGGCGGCCACGAGCGCGGCATGCGCTCCGGCACGCTCAACGTCCCGGGCATCGTGGGCCTCGGCCGGGCGGCCGAGATCATGAAGGAAGAGGGCGCGGCCGAGAGCGCGCGCATCGGCGCCCTGCGCGACCGCCTCCAGGCGCGCCTCATGAAGGAGCTCGACGAGGTCTACCTGAACGGCTCGGCCGAGCACCGCCTGCCCGGCAACCTGAACCTCTCGTTTGCGTTCGTCGAGGGCGAGGCCATGATGATGGCCATCAAGGACGTCGCGGTCAGCTCCGGCTCCGCGTGCACCTCCGCGAGCCTCGAGCCGAGCTACGTGCTCCGCGCGCTAGGCGTGGGCGACGAGCTCGCGCACTCGAGCATTCGCTTCGGCCTCGGCCGCCACACCACCGAGGAAGAGGTCGACTACGTAGCCGAGCTCGTCATCAAGAAGGTGCGGCACCTCCGCGACATGTCGCCGCTCTACGAGATGCACAAAGACGGCGTCGACCTCTCCAAGGTGGAGTGGGCCCACCACTGAGCCGCCCCACGACGGACCTCCCGAAGCGCCCCGCGCAGTAAAGCAGCAGACAGGTAAGACCATGGCCTACAGCGAAAAAGTCATCGAACATACCGAGAACCCGAAGAACGTGGGCACGCTCGACAAGAGCGATCCGAGCGTGGGCACCGGCCTCGTCGGGGCGCCCGCCTGCGGCGACGTGATGCGCCTGCAGATCAAGGTGGGCGACGGCGGCGTCATCGAAGACGCGAAGTTCAAGACGTTCGGCTGCGGCTCGGCGATCGCGTCGTCGTCGCTCGCCACCGAGTGGCTCCGCGGCAAGACCATCGAGCAGGCGGAGACCATCAAGAACTCTGACATCGTCCAGGAGCTCGACCTGCCCCCCGTCAAGATACATTGCTCCGTGCTCGCGGAGGACGCCATCAAGAGCGCGATCGCCGACTACCGTCAGAAGCAGGCCGCGCGAGCGTCGAGCAAGGGCTGAGACAGCGCACCGAAGACCCGAGGCACCCATGCACAGCTCTCCAGAGGCCACCTCCTCCCCCGCGTCGCCCAAGGCGGCGACGGCAGCCACTGCAGCGCCGCAGGACGCGAAGACGTCCGAGCCCGCCCCGACCTCGGGCGCGGCGGCGGCCTCCATCTCGGTGAGCCCACGCGCGGTCGAGGCCATCAAGAAGCAGCTCCATAAGCGCGGCGTGCCCGACACCGCCCTCCGCGTCGGCATCCGCGGGGGCGGCTGCTCGGGCTTCTCGTACGTCATCGAGTTCCACGACGGCCCTCCGCGCGCCCGCGACCGCGTCTACGACTACGTGGCCGCAGACGGCACGCCGGTCCGCGTAGTGGTCGACCCGAAGAGCCTCGTCTACTTGAACGGCTCGGTGCTCGAGTGGGAGAGCAAGCTCCTCCAGCAGGGGTTCAAGTTCATCAACCCACAAGAAAAGGCGAGCTGCGGCTGCGGCCACAGCTTCCAGGTGTGACATGGGCGTGTCCTCCCGCTCTGTCTCCCCCTCACGAGAGGAGAGCCCGTTCGCGCTCCTCGGCCTCGAGCCCGCCTTCGACCTGGACGTCACAGCGCTCGAGCGCACTCACCGAGAGCTCTCGCGAGCCCTCCACCCGGACCGCTACGTCGGCGCCCCCCCGGGCGAACGGCGCCAGGCCCTCGATCGCGCGGTGCTCGTGAACCAGGCGTTCCGCGTGGTGCGCGACCCGCTGAGCCGCGCCGAGGCGCTCTTCGCGCTGCGCGGCGTGCCGCTCGGCGACGGCCACGAGCCGAAGCCGAGCCAAGCGTTCCTGATGGACGTGCTCGAGTGGCGCGAGGAGCTCGGTGACGCCAAGGCTGGGCGCGACGCCGCGCGCGTGGCCGCGCTGGGCGCCGTCGCGCGAGAGGGCACCGCGCGCGTGCTCCGAGCGCTCGCGAGCGCCTTCGAGGCCGACGCGGACCTCCACTCAGGGGTCGCGCTGCTCGGCGAGCTCCGCTTTTTTCGACGCTTCGCCGACGAAGTCTCCGCCGCAGAGGACGACCTGCTCGATGCTCCTTGAAATCTTCGATCCCAAGGCCCCGGCGCGCGCCGTCGGCATCGATCTCGGCACCACCAACTCGCTCGTCGCCTACGTGCGTGACGGTGCGCCCACCACCATCGAGGACTGCCACGGCTCCATGCTCACGCCGAGCGTCGTCCACTACGATGCGCGCGGCCACGCGGTGGTCGGGAAGGCCGCGCAGGCCCTCGCGGCGGAGAGCCCTCGCGAGACCATCGTCAGCGTGAAGCGCTTCATGGGCCGCGGCGGCGACGACCCGGAGACACGTCGCCTCGGGCCCTACCGCTTCCTCCCGCCGGAGCGCGGCGGACCCAACGTGGTGCGCTTCGACGTGCGGGGCCGCGCGGTCACCCCTGTAGAGGTCTCGGCCGAGATCCTGCGCGCGCTCCGCGAGCTCGCGGAGGACGAGCTTCGCACCGTCGGTCCCTGCGTGATCACCGTTCCCGCCTACTTCGACGACGCCCAGCGCCAGGCCACCAAAGACGCCGCGCGGCTCGCCGGCCTCGAGGTGCTCCGGCTCCTGAACGAGCCCACCGCCGCGGCGCTCGCCTATGGGCTCGAGCAGCGAACAAACGGCCTCTTCGTGGTCTACGACCTCGGCGGCGGCACCTTCGACGTCACCGTTCTGCTCCTCGAGGACGGCGTGTTCCAGGTCAAGGCGACCGGCGGCGACAGCGCCCTCGGCGGCGACGACATGGACCGCCTGGTGGCCGAGGAGCTGCTCGCCCAGATGGGGGTCCAAGCGGGCTCTCCCGAGCGCACCCCCGCGCTCGTCCGCGCGACGCTCGACCTCGCGCGGCAGGTCAAGCACGCCCTCACCGACGCGGCCACGGTCACCGTGGAGAGGCCGCGTGGAGAGGGGTCGCTCACCCTCGCACGCGAGGTGCTGGAGCGGCTCGTCGCGCCGCTTCTCGCGCGCACGGGGGCGTCGTGCAGGCGCGCCCTGAAGGACGCCGGCGTCGCGGCGAGCGATCTCGACGGGGTCATCCTCGTCGGCGGCACCACGCGCGTCCCCGCGGTGCGCGCGTACGTCGAGGAGCTCTTCGGCAAGGTTCCGCTCGCGGGCATCGATCCCGAGGGGGTCGTGGCGATGGGCGCCGCCGTCCAGGCCGAGCTGCTCACCAACGCCTCGCGCGACGGCGAGGTGCTCCTGCTCGACGTCGTGCCGCTCTCGCTCGGCATCGAGGTGGGCGGAGGTGTGGTCGACAAGATCCTCCCTCGAAACACCACGATCCCCACGGGTGCGCGCGCGACCTACACCACCCAGGAAGACAACCAGACCGGCTTCGCGCTCCACGTCGTTCAGGGTGAGCGCGAGCTCGTCGCCGACTGCCGCAGCCTCGCCCGCTTCACGCTGAAGGGCATCCCGCCCATGCCCGCCGGCATCGCGCGGCTCGACATCACCTTCAAGGTCGACGCCGACGGCCTGCTGACCGTGCACGCCCGCGAGACCACGACGGGGATCGAGCAGCGCGTCACGGTCAAGCCCACCTACGGTCTGGACGACGAGACCGTCGAGCGCATGCTGATCGACGCCCTCGACCACGGCGAAGACGATCTGCGCCGGCGGCGCGTGCTCGAGGGGCGGGTCGAGGCCGAGCGCGTGCTCCGCGCCACCGAGCAGGCCCTGGTGGTCGACGCGGCGCTCCTCGTCCCAGGCGAGGCCGAGACCATCCGCCGAGCCATCGCCGCGCTGAAGGAAGCCGCCGCGGGCGACGACCCCGGACGCACGCGCACGCGGCTCGACGATCTGGATCACGCGACCAAGGAGCTCGCGGGGAGGCGCATGGACCAGGCCGTGGCGCGCGCCCTCGCGGGGCAGCGCCTCGACGCCGTGGAAGACGGCGTGAAGCACGCGAAGGGCGTCGAGAACGCCCACACCGAGCGACCGCTCGACTAGACCGATTCACCCCCGCGGCGGCGGAGCCCGCCCGAGCCAAGACAAGCCCGCGCCCGCGTCCCGCGAAGCGCGCGCCCCCGCCCTCCATGGAGAGCCCCATGCCCATCGTAGCGTTCAAAGAGTTCGGGGAGATCGAAGTGCCCCTCGGCACCAGCCTGCTCCAGGCCGCGCAGAAGCTCGACGCGCCGGAGGGCTACGCGTGCGGCGGCGTGTGCGCGTGCTCCACGTGCCACGTGTACGTGCTGTCCGGAGCGTCGCTCCTCTCGACGGCGGAGGACGAGGAGGAGGACATCCTCGACAAGGCCTTCGACGTGCGCGCCACGTCGCGGCTCGGGTGCCAGGCGAAGGTCGCCCGCGACGGCCGCGTCGAGGTGGAGATCACCCG comes from Myxococcales bacterium and encodes:
- a CDS encoding MerR family DNA-binding protein, whose protein sequence is MNQRNVHLPLLQEPSETWPRAEADERNLLQVGDLARLCGKTVRAIHLYEELGLLTPAARSRGRYRLYASTSLVRVRWIGKLQDMGFSLTDIQSLVRDWDDQRSATSAMAKMRELYARQLAETRAHIVRLQALEREIVSSIDYLDTCDVCDPERLVASCTSCEHHAVGTRVPELVSGYSVALPAAPASSAAAPSSPAHVASLDDAPPAPSRPRAARGKRDAPARDAPPVRPVDPAETP
- a CDS encoding IscS subfamily cysteine desulfurase, which translates into the protein MTFPIFMDYHSTTPVDRRVLDAMLPYFTEKFGNAASRNHAFGWVAEEAVDQARERVAALIGAQSEKEIVLTSGATESNNLALKGVAEFYKDKGNHIITTVIEHKAVLDTCRHLEGEGFEVTYLPVQRDGRVSLEALERAITDRTILVSVMLANNEIGTVQPLAEIGKLTRSRGVLLHTDAVQGVGKVPFDVQAMNVDLASITAHKMYGPKGIGALYVRRQRPRVRVAAQMDGGGHERGMRSGTLNVPGIVGLGRAAEIMKEEGAAESARIGALRDRLQARLMKELDEVYLNGSAEHRLPGNLNLSFAFVEGEAMMMAIKDVAVSSGSACTSASLEPSYVLRALGVGDELAHSSIRFGLGRHTTEEEVDYVAELVIKKVRHLRDMSPLYEMHKDGVDLSKVEWAHH
- the iscU gene encoding Fe-S cluster assembly scaffold IscU, which gives rise to MAYSEKVIEHTENPKNVGTLDKSDPSVGTGLVGAPACGDVMRLQIKVGDGGVIEDAKFKTFGCGSAIASSSLATEWLRGKTIEQAETIKNSDIVQELDLPPVKIHCSVLAEDAIKSAIADYRQKQAARASSKG
- a CDS encoding iron-sulfur cluster assembly accessory protein, with amino-acid sequence MHSSPEATSSPASPKAATAATAAPQDAKTSEPAPTSGAAAASISVSPRAVEAIKKQLHKRGVPDTALRVGIRGGGCSGFSYVIEFHDGPPRARDRVYDYVAADGTPVRVVVDPKSLVYLNGSVLEWESKLLQQGFKFINPQEKASCGCGHSFQV
- the hscB gene encoding Fe-S protein assembly co-chaperone HscB is translated as MGVSSRSVSPSREESPFALLGLEPAFDLDVTALERTHRELSRALHPDRYVGAPPGERRQALDRAVLVNQAFRVVRDPLSRAEALFALRGVPLGDGHEPKPSQAFLMDVLEWREELGDAKAGRDAARVAALGAVAREGTARVLRALASAFEADADLHSGVALLGELRFFRRFADEVSAAEDDLLDAP
- the hscA gene encoding Fe-S protein assembly chaperone HscA, translated to MLLEIFDPKAPARAVGIDLGTTNSLVAYVRDGAPTTIEDCHGSMLTPSVVHYDARGHAVVGKAAQALAAESPRETIVSVKRFMGRGGDDPETRRLGPYRFLPPERGGPNVVRFDVRGRAVTPVEVSAEILRALRELAEDELRTVGPCVITVPAYFDDAQRQATKDAARLAGLEVLRLLNEPTAAALAYGLEQRTNGLFVVYDLGGGTFDVTVLLLEDGVFQVKATGGDSALGGDDMDRLVAEELLAQMGVQAGSPERTPALVRATLDLARQVKHALTDAATVTVERPRGEGSLTLAREVLERLVAPLLARTGASCRRALKDAGVAASDLDGVILVGGTTRVPAVRAYVEELFGKVPLAGIDPEGVVAMGAAVQAELLTNASRDGEVLLLDVVPLSLGIEVGGGVVDKILPRNTTIPTGARATYTTQEDNQTGFALHVVQGERELVADCRSLARFTLKGIPPMPAGIARLDITFKVDADGLLTVHARETTTGIEQRVTVKPTYGLDDETVERMLIDALDHGEDDLRRRRVLEGRVEAERVLRATEQALVVDAALLVPGEAETIRRAIAALKEAAAGDDPGRTRTRLDDLDHATKELAGRRMDQAVARALAGQRLDAVEDGVKHAKGVENAHTERPLD
- a CDS encoding 2Fe-2S iron-sulfur cluster binding domain-containing protein, with the protein product MPIVAFKEFGEIEVPLGTSLLQAAQKLDAPEGYACGGVCACSTCHVYVLSGASLLSTAEDEEEDILDKAFDVRATSRLGCQAKVARDGRVEVEITRESLQAYENEHPETRGKYTKNNTKR